GTGAGAGTACATTATTGCTGAGTATTACAGGGCCGCAGATTTCCTGAGTTTTGTGTTCGTAATCTGATAAAGTATCATAATACGTACTGTATATACCATCAGGATGAGCAGCATTTACCATGTGCGCATAGGCAACTAGTTGCAGTGGTTTATCTGCATGATCAGTTGCTGGATAATAGTAAGAAAATACAAAGTTATCTATTCCATCAGAGCTGTCAATTAACTCTTCAATAGCGCTAACTTCGTACCTTAACCAATAAAATCTGAGCGTTTGTAGATCTTTCATTTTTCGAATATTTGGGGTTTGATGATCCAAATATATAGTAGAAAAATCTAGAACCTACAACGTAGAAATACGCATTTTTCAATTTAGGTATTTTTACGGTTTGATTATTTAAACCCGCCTCTATTCATATTTGAACGCCTTTATCGGATTAGCAAGGCAATAAAAGTTCATTGATAGTATCTTTAAATTTAAGGATTACTGTTTTAATCTCTTCCAGTGTTTTTTCGTCTGTAATCTTACCCTCACCATTAATTTTTGTTTTGGCGAAAGGGATCAGCAATTGCAGGTCCTCTATATTTTTTGCTTCTATAACCTTAAGTGTTTCCAATAAGGATGCATGTCCGTATTTTCCGTCAGTAGAAGCAGTGATCAGCACAGTAGGCTTATTGGAGAATTCGGCACTGGAAACCGTCCAGTCAATTGCATTTTTCAAAATTCCCGGAACGCCATGTGCATATTCCGGCGTACAAATCAATATACCATCAGCAGTCTGGAGCAGGGTTCTGAAATCAAGGACTTTTGCAGGTGTATTTTCAAAACTCTCCTCAGGATTAAATGCTGGCAAATCCAGCAGGTCTTCAAACATTGTGATTTCGAAGATATCATTTGATAGCTCCCCAATAGCTTTAATTAAAAGATAATTGGTAGAGTTTTTTCTTGTGCTGCCTGAAATGGCAACTATGTTTTTTAGGGATAAAGGTTTCATAAAGCAATAATACGCAATGAAACCATCAATAGACAATGGAACTTAAAATGCCCCATTGTCTGAAGCTATGTGCTAGCTGCATTCTTTTAAAAGTCCCTGCAATTGTTCTTTATCTGCCTTTGTAAGTGGCATTAAAGGTGATCTGAGGTAACCTGCCGGGATACCTTTAAGTTCAAGTCCTGCTTGTATAGCTCTTGGTAATCCTTTACTCACAATAAATTGCAATAAACCAACTTGTTTATAAAATATAGCTCTTGCCAGCTCATAATTGTTGTTTTGTACCGCATGATATAAATCCTTCGTTAATTCTGGAATTAAATTAGGGGCAGCAGTACACCAACCTGTAGCACCAGCAGCAAATGCAGCCAGTGCAAGAGGATTAGAGCCATTGAAAAAAGCAACCTCTTCTCCAAGCGCTCTGCGCAGATCATGCATCCTTTGCAAATCACCAGTGCTTTCTTTAATCATAGTGACATTGGGTATTTCCAGTAAACGCTTTAACAGCGCAGGCGACATATCGATACCACCTGTTGCCGGGTTATTGTAAGCCATGACCGGAATAGAAATTGCATTGGCAACTTTTTCATAATGTGTAAAAACTTCGTCGTCGGTTAGTTTCCAATAAGACATTGGAAGGATCATTACCGCAGTAGAACCTGCTTTTTCTGCGAAGCGCGCATGGTGGACTGTGCGTTCCGTAGTTAGATTAGACACCCCTGTAACAATAGGGACCCGGCCTGCTACCTGCTGAACAGTTGCCTCAGTGATAGCTTCTTTTTCCTGGTCGGTTAAATAGGGTAAAACCCCCGTACTGCCTAGCGGTGCAATTCCATTAGCCCCTGAAACTATTAATCTTTCTACCAGCACTTTAAACAAGCTGATATCAACTTTTTCCTGCGCATCAAACGG
The sequence above is drawn from the Pedobacter cryoconitis genome and encodes:
- a CDS encoding NADPH-dependent FMN reductase → MKPLSLKNIVAISGSTRKNSTNYLLIKAIGELSNDIFEITMFEDLLDLPAFNPEESFENTPAKVLDFRTLLQTADGILICTPEYAHGVPGILKNAIDWTVSSAEFSNKPTVLITASTDGKYGHASLLETLKVIEAKNIEDLQLLIPFAKTKINGEGKITDEKTLEEIKTVILKFKDTINELLLPC
- a CDS encoding dihydrodipicolinate synthase family protein, with product MSIHMNKDEIKGIIAYPVTPFDAQEKVDISLFKVLVERLIVSGANGIAPLGSTGVLPYLTDQEKEAITEATVQQVAGRVPIVTGVSNLTTERTVHHARFAEKAGSTAVMILPMSYWKLTDDEVFTHYEKVANAISIPVMAYNNPATGGIDMSPALLKRLLEIPNVTMIKESTGDLQRMHDLRRALGEEVAFFNGSNPLALAAFAAGATGWCTAAPNLIPELTKDLYHAVQNNNYELARAIFYKQVGLLQFIVSKGLPRAIQAGLELKGIPAGYLRSPLMPLTKADKEQLQGLLKECS